The following are from one region of the Cetobacterium somerae genome:
- a CDS encoding XdhC family protein, translating to MDLNILEKIFEIVKSGKRVALVTLTKSSGSTPRKEGTLMGVWEENFIGTIGGGLVEHRVINQARKCLEENENQNFNYDLTKEAELGMSCGGSVEGYIKVINPKNRIVIIGAGHIGQKLYEILDGSDFERVIFDDREEYKSYTTDIKIGDYDKLIEELAENENSYYVIVTKGHVTDEKALRSILKKQSRYIGMVGSRKKVIEIKKGILESGIVIPEEKLYSPIGLKISDGSPYEIAIEIMAEILKVKNNGELSHRRLTKDVNTF from the coding sequence ATGGATTTAAATATTTTGGAGAAAATTTTTGAAATTGTTAAATCAGGAAAAAGAGTAGCTCTAGTTACATTAACTAAATCTAGTGGATCAACACCTAGAAAAGAAGGAACTTTAATGGGTGTATGGGAAGAAAATTTTATAGGAACTATTGGTGGTGGATTGGTAGAGCATAGAGTTATTAATCAAGCTAGAAAATGCTTAGAAGAAAATGAAAATCAAAATTTCAACTATGATTTAACAAAAGAGGCTGAGTTAGGTATGAGTTGTGGTGGCAGTGTTGAAGGATACATAAAAGTTATAAATCCTAAAAATCGTATTGTTATTATAGGAGCAGGACATATAGGACAAAAGTTATATGAAATATTAGATGGTTCTGATTTTGAGAGAGTTATTTTTGATGACAGAGAAGAGTATAAAAGTTATACGACAGATATAAAAATAGGAGACTATGACAAACTTATAGAAGAACTAGCTGAGAATGAAAACTCTTATTATGTAATTGTTACTAAAGGACATGTAACAGATGAGAAAGCGTTAAGAAGTATTTTGAAGAAACAAAGTAGATATATTGGAATGGTTGGAAGTAGAAAAAAAGTTATAGAGATAAAAAAAGGGATATTAGAAAGTGGAATAGTTATACCTGAAGAAAAACTATACTCTCCAATAGGATTAAAAATATCTGATGGAAGTCCATATGAAATTGCTATAGAGATTATGGCAGAGATATTAAAAGTTAAAAATAATGGAGAGTTGAGTCATAGGAGGCTTACAAAAGATGTTAACACATTTTAA
- the fusA gene encoding elongation factor G → MARSVSLEMTRNIGIMAHIDAGKTTTTERILFYTGVAHKIGEVHEGAATMDWMEQEQERGITITSAATTCFWKNHRVNIIDTPGHVDFTVEVERSLRVLDGAVAVFSAVDGVQPQSETVWRQADKYGVPRIAFFNKMDRIGANFEMCVNDIREKLGSNPVPIQLPIGAEDDFEGVIDLLAMKEIVWPKDSDNGQNFEVKDIRAELADAAEEARNFMIESVVETSDELMEKFFGGEEISEAEINVALRAATLANTIVPVTCGTAFKNKGVQALLDAIIAYMPAPTDKGIIKGTDVKNEELEITREISDNSPFAALAFKVMTDPFVGRLTFFRVYSGVLTKGSYVLNSTKGKKERMGRILQMHANKREEIEVVYCGDIAAAVGLKDTTTGDTLCAEDAPIVLEKMEFPEPVISVAVEPKTKVDQEKMGLALSKLAEEDPTFRVKTDEETGQVIISGMGELHLEIIVDRMKREFKVESTVGKPQVAYRETITLKQDQEVKYAKQSGGKGQFGHVKITLEPNPGKEFEFVNKITGGAIPREYIPAVEKGCREALEGGVVAGYPMVDLKVTLYDGSYHEVDSSEMAFKIAGSMALKQAAQKAKPIILEPIFKVEVTTPEEYMGDIIGDINSRRGMIGGMTDRNGAKIINAKVPLSEMFGYATDLRSKSQGRATYSMEFEEYAQVPASVQKAIQEERGR, encoded by the coding sequence ATGGCTAGAAGCGTTTCTTTAGAAATGACTAGAAACATTGGTATCATGGCTCACATCGACGCAGGAAAGACTACTACAACAGAGAGAATCTTATTCTATACTGGAGTAGCTCATAAAATTGGAGAGGTTCACGAAGGTGCCGCTACAATGGACTGGATGGAGCAAGAGCAAGAGAGAGGTATCACAATTACTTCTGCTGCTACAACATGTTTCTGGAAAAATCACAGAGTAAATATAATAGACACACCAGGACACGTGGACTTTACAGTTGAGGTTGAAAGATCTCTAAGAGTACTTGACGGTGCAGTTGCTGTATTCTCAGCAGTTGACGGAGTACAACCACAGTCTGAAACAGTTTGGAGACAAGCTGACAAATATGGTGTACCTAGAATAGCTTTCTTTAATAAAATGGACAGAATCGGAGCTAACTTCGAAATGTGTGTTAACGATATTAGAGAAAAATTAGGATCTAATCCAGTACCTATTCAATTACCAATCGGTGCTGAGGATGACTTCGAAGGAGTTATCGACTTATTAGCAATGAAAGAGATTGTATGGCCAAAAGATTCTGACAATGGACAGAATTTTGAAGTTAAAGATATCAGAGCTGAATTAGCAGATGCTGCTGAAGAAGCTAGAAACTTCATGATCGAATCAGTAGTAGAAACTTCTGATGAGTTAATGGAGAAATTCTTCGGAGGAGAAGAAATCTCTGAAGCTGAAATCAACGTTGCTTTAAGAGCTGCAACATTAGCAAACACAATAGTACCAGTTACTTGTGGAACTGCATTCAAAAACAAAGGAGTTCAAGCTTTACTAGATGCTATCATCGCGTACATGCCAGCTCCAACAGATAAAGGAATAATCAAAGGAACAGACGTTAAGAACGAAGAGTTAGAAATAACTAGAGAGATTTCAGATAACTCTCCATTTGCTGCTTTAGCATTTAAAGTTATGACTGACCCATTTGTTGGAAGATTAACATTCTTCAGAGTTTACTCGGGAGTTCTAACAAAAGGATCTTACGTTTTAAACTCAACAAAAGGTAAAAAAGAGAGAATGGGAAGAATTCTTCAAATGCACGCAAACAAAAGAGAAGAAATCGAAGTTGTTTACTGTGGAGATATCGCAGCAGCAGTTGGATTAAAAGATACAACTACTGGAGATACTCTATGTGCTGAAGATGCTCCAATCGTTCTAGAGAAAATGGAGTTCCCTGAGCCAGTAATCTCAGTTGCAGTTGAGCCTAAGACAAAAGTTGACCAAGAGAAAATGGGTCTAGCTTTATCAAAGCTTGCTGAAGAGGATCCTACATTCAGAGTTAAAACTGATGAGGAAACTGGACAAGTAATCATCTCAGGAATGGGAGAATTACACTTAGAGATCATCGTTGATAGAATGAAGAGAGAATTCAAAGTTGAGTCAACAGTTGGTAAACCACAAGTTGCTTACAGAGAAACTATAACTCTTAAACAAGATCAAGAAGTTAAGTATGCTAAGCAATCTGGAGGAAAAGGACAATTCGGACACGTTAAGATTACTCTTGAGCCAAACCCAGGTAAAGAGTTCGAATTTGTTAACAAAATAACAGGAGGAGCAATTCCTAGAGAATATATTCCTGCTGTTGAAAAAGGATGTAGAGAAGCTCTTGAAGGCGGAGTTGTAGCTGGATACCCTATGGTTGACTTAAAAGTTACACTTTATGATGGATCATACCACGAGGTTGACTCGTCAGAGATGGCGTTCAAAATTGCTGGATCTATGGCACTTAAGCAAGCTGCTCAAAAAGCAAAACCAATCATCCTTGAGCCAATCTTCAAAGTAGAAGTAACTACTCCAGAAGAGTACATGGGAGATATCATAGGAGATATCAACTCAAGAAGAGGAATGATCGGAGGAATGACTGATAGAAACGGAGCGAAGATAATCAACGCTAAAGTACCTTTATCAGAAATGTTCGGATACGCAACTGACTTAAGATCTAAATCTCAAGGAAGAGCAACTTACTCTATGGAATTTGAAGAGTATGCACAAGTTCCTGCGTCAGTTCAAAAAGCTATCCAAGAAGAGAGAGGAAGATAA
- the rpsG gene encoding 30S ribosomal protein S7, protein MSRRRAAVKRDVLPDSRYSDKVVTKVINSFMLDGKKSIIEGIFYSAMDLIKEKTGQEGYDVFKQALDNIKPQIEVRSRRIGGATYQVPVEVRPERQQTLAIRWLTTYTRQRKEYGMIEKLAAELIAAANNEGATIKKKEDTYKMAEANRAFAHYKF, encoded by the coding sequence ATGTCAAGAAGAAGAGCAGCAGTAAAAAGAGATGTATTACCTGATTCAAGATATTCTGATAAAGTTGTAACTAAAGTTATCAACTCTTTCATGTTAGATGGAAAAAAGTCAATCATTGAAGGAATATTCTATTCTGCAATGGATTTAATAAAAGAAAAAACTGGTCAAGAGGGGTACGATGTATTTAAGCAAGCATTAGATAACATTAAGCCACAGATCGAAGTAAGATCAAGAAGAATCGGAGGAGCTACTTATCAAGTTCCAGTAGAAGTAAGACCTGAGAGACAACAAACTCTTGCTATCAGATGGTTAACTACTTATACAAGACAAAGAAAAGAGTATGGAATGATCGAAAAGTTAGCAGCAGAATTAATAGCAGCAGCAAACAATGAGGGAGCTACTATTAAGAAGAAAGAAGATACTTACAAAATGGCAGAAGCTAACAGAGCTTTCGCACACTACAAGTTCTAA
- a CDS encoding ABC-F family ATP-binding cassette domain-containing protein — protein MALLSVNSLYKGFSGESLLKDITFSIDEKDRIGIIGVNGAGKSTLIKMMMELEEGDPNPETNERGTISKKGGLKIGYLSQSINLNKENTIFDELIGVFSNLKSDYERIKELNNLVANDLENFDKHMEELAVLSSRYEQEEGYAIEYKVKQILIGLSIPEEMWKVQIKDLSGGQQSRVALGKILLEEPELLILDEPTNHLDLVAIEWLEKFLKDYPKAFVVISHDRYFLDNIVNRVFEIEGKTLKAYKGNFSEYVIQKEAYLSGAVKSFEKEQDKIRKMEEFVRRYKAGQKSKQARGRQKLLDRMEKSDNPIIGVRKIKLKFEVETPSVDKVLELKNLSMSYGEKKLFNNLNLTVFRGNRIGIIGKNGVGKSTILRIVNGLEKAKSGDVELGERIKIGYYDQNHQGLKMENTILEELLYAFPMSDEEARTIAGGFLFSADDVDKKIKSLSGGEKARVAFMKLILSKPNFLILDEPTNHLDIYSREILEEALEDYDGTIIVVSHDRYFLESVVNNIYEVTKDGATLFKGDYEMYISQKDNVKPKDETAGLNYEEQKRNRNRITTLEKKYKKLEEEIERLESEKSDLEKKYEIAGKSNNLDELMDIQKEIDLRDERILDAMESWDETALELEELKK, from the coding sequence ATGGCTTTACTAAGTGTAAATAGTTTATATAAAGGCTTTTCAGGAGAGTCTTTACTAAAAGATATTACATTTTCAATAGATGAAAAGGATAGAATTGGAATAATAGGTGTTAATGGAGCAGGAAAATCAACGTTAATAAAAATGATGATGGAATTAGAAGAGGGAGATCCTAATCCAGAAACAAATGAAAGAGGAACAATTTCTAAAAAAGGTGGATTAAAAATAGGATACCTTTCTCAAAGTATAAATCTAAACAAAGAAAATACAATTTTTGATGAGCTAATAGGTGTGTTTTCTAATTTGAAATCGGACTATGAAAGAATAAAAGAGTTAAATAATTTGGTTGCAAATGATTTAGAAAATTTTGATAAACATATGGAAGAGTTAGCTGTTTTAAGTAGTAGGTATGAGCAAGAAGAAGGATATGCAATTGAATATAAAGTAAAACAAATATTAATAGGTTTAAGTATTCCAGAAGAGATGTGGAAAGTACAAATAAAAGATCTTTCAGGAGGGCAACAGTCGAGAGTAGCTCTAGGAAAAATCTTATTAGAAGAACCAGAGTTATTAATATTAGATGAACCAACTAACCATTTAGATTTAGTGGCAATTGAGTGGCTAGAGAAATTTTTAAAAGACTATCCAAAAGCTTTTGTAGTTATATCACATGATAGATATTTTTTAGATAATATTGTTAATAGAGTTTTTGAAATAGAAGGAAAAACATTAAAAGCTTATAAAGGTAATTTTTCTGAATATGTTATTCAAAAAGAGGCTTATTTATCAGGAGCAGTAAAATCTTTTGAAAAAGAGCAGGATAAAATTAGAAAAATGGAGGAGTTTGTAAGACGTTATAAAGCTGGACAGAAATCAAAACAAGCTAGAGGAAGACAAAAACTTTTAGATAGAATGGAAAAAAGCGATAATCCAATTATAGGAGTAAGAAAAATTAAACTTAAATTTGAAGTTGAAACTCCAAGTGTGGATAAAGTTTTAGAATTAAAAAATTTAAGTATGAGTTATGGAGAAAAAAAACTTTTTAATAACTTGAATTTAACAGTTTTTAGAGGAAATAGAATTGGAATAATTGGAAAAAATGGAGTTGGAAAATCAACTATTTTAAGAATAGTTAATGGACTAGAAAAAGCTAAAAGTGGTGATGTGGAATTAGGAGAAAGAATAAAAATAGGTTATTATGATCAAAATCATCAAGGATTAAAAATGGAGAATACGATACTAGAAGAGTTATTATATGCTTTTCCAATGAGTGATGAAGAGGCAAGAACTATAGCTGGGGGATTTCTTTTTTCAGCAGACGATGTAGATAAAAAAATAAAATCTTTATCTGGAGGAGAAAAAGCTAGAGTAGCTTTTATGAAACTGATTTTATCGAAACCTAATTTTTTAATATTAGATGAACCAACGAATCACTTAGATATTTATTCTAGGGAAATATTAGAAGAAGCTTTGGAAGATTATGACGGGACAATTATTGTTGTATCTCACGATAGATATTTTTTAGAAAGTGTTGTTAATAATATATATGAGGTTACTAAAGATGGAGCAACTTTATTCAAAGGGGATTATGAAATGTATATTTCGCAAAAGGATAATGTGAAACCAAAAGATGAGACAGCAGGCTTAAATTATGAGGAACAAAAAAGAAATAGAAATAGAATAACAACCTTAGAAAAAAAATATAAAAAACTAGAAGAAGAAATAGAAAGATTAGAAAGTGAAAAAAGTGATTTAGAAAAGAAATATGAAATTGCTGGAAAAAGTAACAATTTGGATGAATTAATGGACATTCAAAAAGAGATAGATTTAAGAGATGAAAGAATTCTAGATGCTATGGAAAGCTGGGATGAAACAGCTCTAGAGCTAGAAGAATTAAAAAAATAG
- the yqeB gene encoding selenium-dependent molybdenum cofactor biosynthesis protein YqeB translates to MLAIIRGAGDLATGVIHRLYKCGFKMLVLEIDKPSSIRRTVSFSECIYNLNGEQIVEGVKARKIETLEEIKKCWLNKEIPIAIDSSGKWIEELKPNIVVDAIIAKKNLGTTITMAPITIGLGPGFIAGKDVGIVIETMRGHNLGRIIKVGEAEKNTGNPGDIGGFTTERVIYAEVSGKFKSLKKIGDIVKKDEIIGTIDNEVVSASIDGLLRGIIRDDYDVKKGLKIADIDPRLNQYSNCFTISDKARALGGSVVEAIFSEIVEKGEKDGFKYFGENF, encoded by the coding sequence GTATAAGTGTGGATTTAAAATGTTGGTTTTGGAGATAGATAAGCCTAGTTCTATTCGGAGAACAGTATCTTTTTCAGAATGTATATATAATTTAAATGGAGAACAGATTGTTGAAGGTGTAAAAGCTAGAAAAATCGAAACACTTGAAGAAATTAAAAAGTGTTGGCTAAATAAAGAGATACCTATAGCAATAGATTCATCTGGAAAATGGATAGAAGAATTAAAACCTAATATTGTAGTAGATGCTATTATAGCGAAAAAAAATTTAGGAACAACAATAACGATGGCACCAATAACAATAGGATTAGGACCTGGATTTATAGCAGGAAAAGATGTAGGAATTGTTATAGAGACAATGAGAGGTCATAATTTGGGAAGAATTATAAAGGTTGGTGAAGCTGAAAAAAATACAGGAAATCCTGGAGATATAGGTGGCTTTACGACTGAGAGAGTTATTTATGCTGAAGTGTCTGGAAAATTTAAATCTTTAAAAAAAATTGGTGATATTGTAAAAAAAGATGAAATAATAGGAACTATTGATAACGAAGTAGTTAGCGCTAGCATAGATGGTTTATTAAGAGGAATAATTAGAGATGATTATGATGTAAAAAAGGGGTTAAAGATTGCTGATATAGATCCAAGATTAAATCAATATAGTAATTGTTTTACAATATCTGATAAAGCTAGAGCTTTAGGTGGCTCTGTTGTTGAAGCTATTTTTAGTGAAATTGTAGAGAAAGGGGAGAAAGATGGATTTAAATATTTTGGAGAAAATTTTTGA
- the moaC gene encoding cyclic pyranopterin monophosphate synthase MoaC, which produces MLTHFNEDGKAVMVDVTEKKETKRVAITSGKITMNLETYNKVKEGTIEKGDVLGVARVAGIMAAKKTSDLIPMCHPLFLTGVEVEFDFLDEDLTIQARVIVKTFGKTGVEMEALTGVSTALLTIYDMCKAMDKTMLISDIKLCKKTGGKSGEFINE; this is translated from the coding sequence ATGTTAACACATTTTAATGAAGATGGAAAAGCAGTAATGGTAGATGTAACAGAAAAAAAAGAAACTAAAAGAGTTGCTATAACAAGTGGAAAAATTACTATGAATTTGGAAACTTATAATAAAGTAAAAGAAGGTACTATTGAAAAGGGAGATGTTCTGGGAGTGGCTAGAGTTGCAGGTATTATGGCAGCTAAAAAAACTAGTGATTTAATTCCTATGTGTCATCCATTATTCTTAACAGGTGTAGAGGTTGAATTTGATTTTTTAGATGAAGATTTAACTATCCAAGCTAGAGTAATTGTTAAAACTTTTGGGAAAACAGGAGTAGAGATGGAAGCCTTGACAGGTGTATCTACAGCACTTCTAACAATTTATGATATGTGTAAAGCTATGGATAAAACAATGTTAATTAGCGATATAAAGTTATGTAAAAAAACTGGGGGGAAATCAGGAGAATTTATAAATGAATGA
- a CDS encoding sodium/glutamate symporter family protein — translation MNDFLNITAYLSILLILGIIIKSKVRVFQELFIPASVIGGVIGLIMGPDFFGKYYEVIPKNWINDMRAIPGVLIIPILVSIPLGMELGRKNKVFQNTINTCGILFLVTFIQLFIGYFINFIFDKVFNIKLYKSFGAELNSAFAGGHGTAGVVARTLKELESNYWELAQGVTVTLATIGLVTGIIFGIFQIRRKFGNILKNEVLSEYKNGYIKNREKQAILGKETMLTTTVDTLAYHLAIIFSVSGLAIITLNIFKKFQIPLLSKLTIWSFGMVVMFFVWKTMIKLKLEWSVDSKVKGKITGTLTEFAIVAAVATIPLRGVISYIFPIVVTSLVGFSITWIVIDQLSKKYFKDYHLERTLAMFGTSTGVFITGLLLLRICDPKLETPVLQDYSLGFSITALLGPILIAVCIQLSFTYNYFYPMGLLIVLISLTILSLEYYNKGVER, via the coding sequence ATGAATGATTTTTTAAATATAACTGCGTATCTAAGTATCTTATTAATATTAGGAATAATTATAAAAAGTAAGGTAAGGGTATTTCAAGAACTATTTATACCAGCTTCTGTAATAGGTGGGGTAATTGGATTAATTATGGGGCCGGATTTTTTTGGAAAGTATTATGAGGTAATACCTAAAAACTGGATTAATGATATGAGAGCTATACCAGGAGTTTTGATTATACCTATTTTAGTATCGATTCCTTTAGGAATGGAGTTAGGAAGAAAAAATAAAGTCTTTCAAAACACTATAAATACATGTGGAATATTGTTTTTAGTAACATTTATACAACTATTTATAGGATATTTCATTAACTTTATTTTTGATAAAGTATTTAACATTAAATTATACAAAAGTTTTGGAGCTGAGTTAAACTCTGCATTTGCAGGTGGACATGGAACTGCTGGAGTAGTTGCTAGAACTTTAAAGGAACTAGAAAGCAACTATTGGGAATTAGCTCAAGGAGTAACAGTAACACTAGCAACAATTGGATTAGTTACAGGAATTATTTTTGGTATATTTCAAATAAGAAGAAAATTTGGGAATATTTTAAAAAATGAAGTGTTATCAGAGTATAAAAATGGATATATAAAAAATAGAGAGAAACAAGCAATCTTAGGAAAAGAAACTATGTTAACAACAACAGTTGATACCCTAGCTTATCACTTAGCTATTATTTTTTCTGTTTCTGGTTTAGCTATAATAACATTAAATATATTTAAAAAATTTCAAATTCCATTATTATCAAAATTAACGATTTGGTCATTTGGTATGGTAGTTATGTTTTTTGTATGGAAAACAATGATTAAACTGAAGTTAGAGTGGAGTGTAGACTCTAAAGTAAAGGGGAAAATAACAGGAACACTAACAGAATTTGCAATAGTTGCAGCAGTAGCAACAATTCCTTTAAGAGGAGTTATAAGTTATATATTTCCAATTGTAGTTACTAGTTTAGTTGGATTTTCAATTACTTGGATAGTAATAGATCAACTTTCTAAAAAATATTTTAAAGATTATCATTTAGAAAGAACTTTAGCAATGTTTGGAACATCAACAGGAGTATTTATAACAGGTTTACTATTATTAAGAATATGTGATCCTAAATTAGAAACACCAGTTTTACAGGATTATTCATTAGGATTTTCAATAACAGCATTATTAGGACCAATTTTAATAGCTGTATGCATTCAGTTAAGCTTTACATATAACTATTTTTATCCAATGGGGCTTTTAATAGTTTTAATTAGTTTAACAATTTTGAGTCTAGAATATTATAATAAAGGAGTGGAAAGATAA
- the rpsL gene encoding 30S ribosomal protein S12, giving the protein MPTLSQLVKKGRQTLEESKKSPALQGNPQRRGVCVRVYTTTPKKPNSALRKVARVKLTNGIEVTSYIPGEGHNLQEHSIVLVRGGRTKDLPGVRYKVIRGALDTAGVAKRKQSRSKYGAKKA; this is encoded by the coding sequence ATGCCTACTTTAAGTCAATTAGTAAAAAAAGGAAGACAAACTCTAGAAGAGAGTAAAAAATCACCAGCATTACAAGGAAACCCACAAAGAAGAGGAGTGTGTGTAAGAGTTTATACTACTACACCTAAGAAACCAAACTCAGCTTTAAGAAAGGTTGCCAGAGTAAAATTAACTAACGGAATCGAAGTAACTTCGTACATCCCAGGAGAGGGACACAACTTACAGGAGCACTCAATCGTTCTAGTAAGAGGAGGAAGAACAAAAGATTTACCAGGAGTTAGATATAAAGTTATCAGAGGAGCTTTAGATACAGCTGGAGTTGCTAAGAGAAAACAATCAAGATCTAAATACGGAGCTAAGAAAGCGTAA